A single region of the Lycium barbarum isolate Lr01 chromosome 2, ASM1917538v2, whole genome shotgun sequence genome encodes:
- the LOC132627110 gene encoding eukaryotic translation initiation factor 3 subunit I-like, with protein sequence MRPILMKGHERPLTFLKYNRDGDLLFSCAKDHTPTVWFAHNGERLGTYRGHNGAVWCCDVSRDSSRLITGSADQTAMLWDVQTGTQLYTFGFDSPARSVDFSVGEKLAVITTDPFMGLTSAIHVKRISRDPSDQIGDSVLILKGPQGRINRAVWGPLNKTIISAGEDAVIRIWDVETGKILKESDKEIGHKKGITSLQKSVDGSHFITGSLDKSAKLWDIRTLTLIKNYTTERPVNAVAMSPLLNHVVLGGGQDASAVTTTDHRAGKFEAKFYDKILTEEIGGVKGHFGPINALAFNPDGKSFASGGEDGYVRLHHFDHDYFNIKI encoded by the exons ATGAGGCCAATATTGATGAAGGGGCATGAAAGGCCTTTAACTTTCTTGAAATACAACAGAGATGGAGATCTCCTCTTCTCTTGCGCTAAGGACCATACCCCTACCGTTTGGTTTGCCCATAACGGCGAACGCCTCGGCACTTATCGTGGCCATAACGGTGCCGTTTGGTGCTGCGACGTTTCCA GGGATTCGTCCAGGCTAATAACTGGAAGTGCTGATCAGACTGCAATGCTGTGGGACGTCCAAACTGGTACCCAGCTGTACACATTCGGCTTTGACTCCCCTGCTAGGTCTGTTGATTTTTCGGTTGGCGAAAAGCTTGCAGTGATCACCACTGATCCTTTTATGGGACTCACATCTGCTATCCATGTTAAACGCATCAGCAGAGACCCCAGTGACC AAATTGGTGATTCGGTGCTTATCTTAAAGGGTCCCCAGGGAAGAATCAACAGAGCTGTGTGGGGACCCCTGAATAAAACAATTATAAGTGCTGGTGAAGATGCTGTAATACGTATATGGGATGTCGAG ACTGGAAAGATATTGAAGGAGTCTGATAAGGAAATCGGTCATAAAAAGGGTATTACATCACTACAAAAATCAGTGGATGGTTCGCACTTCATTACTGGTTCCCTTGATAAATCTGCAAAG CTCTGGGACATCAGAACTTTGACACTTATTAAGAACTATACAACTGAACGACCAGTGAATGCTGTTGCTATGTCACCGCTTCTTAATCAT GTGGTTTTGGGAGGTGGTCAGGATGCTTCGGCTGTCACCACTACTGATCATCGTGCTGGAAAGTTTGAGGCCAAATTCTATGACAAG ATTCTTACTGAAGAAATCGGAGGCGTTAAAGGGCATTTTGGACCAATTAATGCTTTGGCTTTCAATCCTGATGGGAAAAG TTTCGCAAGTGGTGGTGAAGATGGATATGTGAGATTGCATCATTTTGACCATGATTACTTCAACATCAAGATTTAG